A part of Haloarchaeobius sp. HME9146 genomic DNA contains:
- a CDS encoding DUF5815 family protein, giving the protein MAEPRVPGGSGTELSLPDGPTVAVSDIDLGMREYVENGERYAVVMDVHPPSRFFPESLVAVLQETVETADDFGEFGTPHLMGIVMEEFPEKVASADVSDDGTVGCSMIWLTEFDSRRLHEIIVELVVEMMEHAVSHADDDSAVSDFERQMLEFDVSEFVEQYRQQREFTSEHDTAL; this is encoded by the coding sequence ATGGCTGAACCACGCGTTCCGGGTGGGTCCGGGACCGAACTGTCGCTCCCCGACGGGCCGACCGTAGCCGTCAGCGACATCGACCTCGGGATGCGGGAGTACGTCGAGAACGGCGAGCGCTACGCCGTCGTGATGGACGTCCACCCGCCGTCGCGTTTCTTCCCGGAGTCGCTCGTCGCGGTCCTGCAGGAGACGGTCGAGACCGCCGACGACTTCGGCGAGTTCGGGACGCCCCACCTCATGGGCATCGTGATGGAAGAGTTCCCGGAGAAGGTCGCGAGCGCCGATGTCTCCGACGACGGCACCGTCGGCTGTTCGATGATCTGGCTCACCGAGTTCGACTCGCGCCGGCTCCACGAGATAATCGTCGAGCTCGTCGTCGAGATGATGGAACACGCCGTGAGTCACGCGGACGACGACAGTGCGGTCTCTGACTTCGAGCGCCAGATGCTGGAGTTCGACGTGAGCGAGTTCGTCGAACAGTACCGCCAGCAACGCGAGTTCACGAGCGAACACGACACCGCGCTGTAG